A genomic stretch from Salarias fasciatus chromosome 18, fSalaFa1.1, whole genome shotgun sequence includes:
- the dspa gene encoding desmoplakin-A isoform X1 yields MSMYGSTSKLATMGQRSNSRPDLSSFRSSNDVFVGGNGFQGEYAMGDGGGGGGGYTYTTFSRTSMHGGGMPPQKAHSVIGGGGGGGGGGGGMSAMAIQQKASVLTNQCQDFLQRAKMISQSGGPAVEAERMLMMSAETIEQLKVCGRELQLMRVPSEVFRNVEQLQHMHAGLQQQLMGTVTLRRNRSSVGSLDGGRVFNDAMGWISQQKRMIETAPWGDDTETIEKQLFNHNKYHSSISRSSEVDRARDELNGRGDKYNLSILDQEFDSLQKMSHQRTGQLRDLQTIIEEIFRAIMWVNEKEEEELVFDWGDKNIDQYIPRKQEAYSRLMRDLEEKEKDLNKLKVKADGLLNNNHPASDKIEAYMDTLQTQWSWLLQITKCIHVHLKENAAYSQFFKEANETYAKLQKQHETIRNKFTCDKNTPLESLSDLLKNLEKEKARIVENKRQVQSLVNKSKSIVRLKPRNPEEKSTSPVIVQALCDFKQDQKGIFKGNEGILKDNSQRSKWLVTGPGGLDMMIPSVCLLIPPPNPLSIGLANKNEQYYDAIMAIWNQLYINIKSLISWQYCVKDINYINSLTLSMLSNMRPEEYRSIMKRLETHYQEFLRTSQGSEMFGEDDRRTIQGHVDQAQNHYDTLIVQLPSYTTTTTVTETDITEKKSDSSTKTSKPQKTTVPKVTVPPPTSTLSLTLLSSLQEIRRRLELAESGLTRHLHLPLGENSLHECSVHIQNLQDVHQDLDSIHDEYLRLREKIIKQLEGIPPDSEQARFLRAELEIINQKLGGLQGLYSAYIQRLSALKGLLQSLMQAEDIIKVHEARLTEKETSSLDLREVENYRSVLKQMKSELELKRDLLTNMESELSKAVHWNGQISDSFHKCDIDLNKCSDMVNQLSDRWRRIQTQIDSRVWDLEKQEKQLLHYQKGSVSLDEWIDNARKRQDTLQAAKLGDIQTLMDHLNQQKALHTEIKGKKEKVEDVQKNADTCAGSIKDYEMQLAAYSSGLETLLNIPIKRTMLQSPASVVRQEATDLQTRYIELLTRSSDYYKFLGELLKNMEELKMRNTKIEMLEEELRRLKEELQDRGLKNRSLEDELGRYKLELSQFKDQLITVEEVKRTTAMQASAAKESLESTHGQLQDLNDQLTRIKYQLEEEKRKRRLAEERYNSQQEEYEAAVRRRQKELEELNWSKIDLEKVVKDKERELERLKLQLEEEAGRRRNAESDISKVRAQFTQEITQLKQTHETEIHVSKTTILKASQQREGDVNELRLQLDRLAAEKKDLEDELRRLRQSISHTEEQRSRAEEEANQQRASVVKETRVRTELEVQLRSLVQQREESDLSLKDANKSNQEKARQISVLTFNLEEEGKKRRALELEINHLKQAEAELKAKNASYLETVNRLKVSEQEMRITRVELEKQTSEKSKAEQSSARMQSRIRDLESALDQAEAELEKQKKAAQEDFTRRKRLEAELERLTITCREHTTTISSLKSIQLEASNSGRKYEQDLRALQEALDKSLREHKATKDELAALMAELKALKQKLQQKEIQIQELNQRNESLYKTIEEKSRQLNEYTTEIEKLQGLTQNLTKERLKLEEELRGVRQERDDLKLSRDAMDGESATQIAALHVQLQSSTKRTIELQALINDLTKEREKLKLEIDKFQKQSLETSMMVHESQSQYNEIVMERDSLLSRLKLLEQEKSRYQRLEEELNRIKVTLDTELRNKQRLLDEKNSVLKEFNLIKSQYDIKDGQIRQCESERDRIDRERLSLKNEIERLMRELKTVDERYKSRLTVAEKEALELAHIRDSLEREIQRLKQRPSTLTRQTQTDEKVPTIDPSKLLFDGVRHKVTAHQLCDCGIISKSTLEDLLKGRKTVTEVSQDIQLHLKGTGVIAGMTSPGQGKMPFTEAKNRNLIKPESALMLLEAQAATGHIIDPTYYEKMPVDTACSRGIVDTEDRDTLVTAEAASTGFKDPYSGKVLSVGQACKLGRVSKDTALRLLQAQESVGGILDPALSVFLPKDLALDRKLIDEDLYWALNKKPACYLDPVSGEKISYQDLRKQSVAEPVSGLLLLRGPEKPLTFKGLRGEVTVDELIESELLDKTDLDKLNQGKITSKEIEDKLKSYLYGSTCIAGIYDEAKDRIMPFYQAMKSGLLMRGTTLELLEAQAASGFIVDPVNNVFLTVEEASKRGLIGNEFKAKLMSAEKAVTGYTDPSTGKVISLFQAIEKDLIEKGHGIRLLEAQIASGGIIDPKESHRIDVSVAYKRGYFDEEMNEILTYEGDDTKGFFDPNTKENLTYLQLKDRCITDSKTGLILLPLRDKSKPQTYSSESRTNVLRKRRVVIVDPDTGLEMSVREAYHKELIDYDTFLDLSEQECEWEEITITGSDGAARLVIVDRKTGTQYDIQDCIDRGVIDKKSFDQYRSGTVSLTQFADMITSHTNSSEMNIAASNVDDVMTCSSPTQAAPSSPTVRKRFNSISITVSPPEMFDDQSPVGAIFDTETLEKITINEGLRRGIVDTITAQRLLEAQACTGGIINPATGERLSLQDAVHQSVIDDNLASKLKPAQKAYVGFEDVKTKRKMSAAEAVKETWLPYEAGQRFLEFQYVTGGLVNPDNGRRIGIEEAIRRGWLDGKAAQKLQDPRNHQKNLTCPKTKLKISYKQAMDSCMVEESNGMKMLQASSVSSKGISSPYNVSNPGSRSGSRAGSRTGSRRGSVDYSTSTSTFSYSFSSSSGTY; encoded by the exons ATGAGCATGTACGGGTCCACGTCCAAGCTGGCCACCATGGGTCAGAGGAGCAACTCCCGGCCGGATCTGTCGAGCTTCAGGAGCAGCAACGACGTGTTCGTCGGTGGGAACGGCTTCCAGGGGGAGTACGCGAtgggggacggcggcggcggtggcggcggatACACCTACACCACCTTCTCCCGGACCTCCATGCACGGCGGGGGGATGCCTCCGCAAAAGGCGCACAGTGTgatcggaggaggaggaggaggaggaggcggcggcggcggaatgAG CGCCATGGCCATCCAGCAGAAAGCGTCAGTCCTCACAAACCAGTGTCAGGATTTTCTGCAGAGAGCCAAAATGATTTCCCAGAGT ggcGGCCCGGCTGTGGAGGCTGAGCGGATGCTGATGATGAGCGCGGAGACCATCGAGCAGCTGAAGGTCTGcggcagagagctgcagctgatGCGCGTGCCCAGCGAGGTTTTCAGAAA CGtcgagcagctgcagcacatgcATGCCGGTCTCCAACAGCAACTCATGGGCACCGTGACCCTGAGGCGCAACAGGAGCAGCGTGGGCTCGCTGGACGGAGGGAGGGTCTTCAATGACGCCATGGGCTGGATCTCCCAGCAGAAG CGTATGATCGAGACGGCTCCGTGGGGCGACGACACCGAAACCATCGAGAAGCAGCTCTTCAACCACAACAAATACCACAGCTCCATCTCCAGGAGCTCGGAGGTGGACCGGGCCCGAGACGAGCTG AACGGCCGCGGCGACAAGTACAACCTGTCCATCCTGGACCAGGAGTTTGACAGCCTGCAG AAAATGTCCCACCAGCGCACGGGCCAGCTGAGGGACCTGCAGACCATCATCGAGGAGATCTTCAGAGCCATCATGTGGGTGAacgagaaggaggaggaggagctggtgttCGACTGGGGCGACAAAAACATCGACCAGTACATCCCCCGCAAGCAGGAGGCCTACTCT AGGCTGATGAgagacctggaggagaaggagaaagaccTGAACAAGCTGAAGGTGAAAGCAGACGGCCTCCTGAACAACAACCACCCCGCTTCAGACAAGATCGAG GCCTACATGGACACGTTGCAGACGCAGTGGAGCTGGCTCCTCCAGATCACCAAATGCATCCACGTGCATTTAAAGGAGAATGCCGCCTACAGCCAG TTCTTCAAGGAAGCCAACGAGACGTACGCCAAGCTGCAGAAGCAGCACGAAACCATCCGCAACAAATTCACCTGTGACAAAAACACTCCTCTGGAGAGCCTGAGCGACCTGCTGAAGAACCTGGAG AAAGAGAAAGCCCGTATCGTGGAGAACAAGAGGCAGGTGCAGAGCCTGGTCAACAAGTCAAAGTCCATCGTCAGGCTGAAGCCTCGTAACCCCGAGGAGAAGAGCACCAGCCCGGTCATAGTCCAGGCGTTATGTGACTTCAAACAAGACCAG AAAGGCATATTCAAAGGGAACGAGGGGATCCTGAAGGATAACTCTCAGCGCAGCAAGTGGCTGGTGACGggacctggaggtctggacaTGATGATCCCCTCGGTCTGTCTGCTCATCCCCCCTCCGAACCCGCTCAGCATCGGCCTCGCTAACAA GAACGAGCAGTATTACGACGCCATCATGGCCATCTGGAATCAGCTCTACATCAACATCAAGAGTCTCATCTCCTGGCAGTACTGCGTCAAAGACATCAACTACATCAACTCGCTCACCCTCAGCATG CTGTCCAACATGCGTCCTGAAGAGTACCGCAGCATCATGAAGAGGCTGGAGACTCACTATCAGGAGTTCCTGCGCACCAGTCAGGGCTCCGAGATGTTCGGGGAAGATGACAGGAGAACCATTCAGGGCCATGTAGACCAGGCCCAGAACCACTACGACACGCTGATCGTTCAGTTACCTTCTTACA CAACCACCACCACAGTGACTGAAACCGACATAACGGAAAAAAAGTCGGACTCCAGCACCAAGACGTCCAAACCCCAGAAGACCACTGTTCCCAAAGTCACAGTTCCACCGCCCACTTCCACCCTCAGCCTCACTCTGctcagcagcctgcaggagaTCCGGCGCAGGCTGGAGCTGGCCGAGTCCGGCCTCACCAGACACCTCCATCTGCCCCTGGGGGAAAACAGCCTGCACGAGTGCTCCGTGCACATCCAGAATCTGCAG GATGTGCACCAAGATCTGGACTCTATTCATGATGAGTACCTGCGTCTGAGAGAGAAGATCATCAAGCAGCTTGAGGGGATTCCTCCAGACTCCGAGCAAGCCAGGTTTCTCCGCGCTGAGCTGGAGATCATCAACCAGAAGCTGGGCGGTCTGCAGGGTCTCTACTCAGCCTACATTCAGAG gcTGTCGGCTCTTAAAGGCTTGCTCCAAAGCCTCATGCAGGCCGAGGACATCATCAAGGTCCACGAGGCCCGGCTGACCGAGAAAGAGACCAGCTCACTGGACCTGCGAGAAGTGGAAAATTACCGGAGCGTGCTCAAG CAAATGAAGAGCGAGCTGGAGCTGAAAAGAGACCTGCTGACAAACATGGAATCGGAGCTGTCCAAAGCCGTTCACTGGAATGGACAGATCTCGGACTCTTTCCACAAGTGCGACATTGATCTGAACAAGTGCTCAGACATGGTGAACCAGCTGTCTGACCGCTGGCGCCGCATCCAAACTCAGATCGACAGCAG AGTGTGGGACTTGGAGAAGCAGGAAAAGCAGCTGTTGCACTATCAGAAGGGCAGCGTTTCCCTGGATGAGTGGATAGACAATGCCAGGAAGCGCCAGGACACGCTTCAGGCGGCGAAGCTCGGTGACATCCAGACCCTCATGGACCACCTCAACCAACAGAAG GCTCTTCACACTGAAATCAAAGGGAAAAAGGAGAAAGTGGAGGATGTGcagaaaaatgcagacaccTGTGCCGGGTCCATAAAG GACTACGAGATGCAGCTGGCCGCCTACAGTTCAGGCCTGGAGACGCTGCTTAATATTCCCATCAAGAGAACGATGCTGCAGTCCCCTGCTTCTGTGGTCAGACAAGAG GCGACTGATCTGCAGACCCGCTACATCGAGCTTCTCACCCGCTCCAGCGACTACTATAAGTTTCTGGGGGAGTTGCTGAAGAACATGGAAGAGCTGAAG ATGAGAAACACTAAGATTGAGATGCTCGAAGAGGAACTGAGGCGTCTGAAGGAGGAACTGCAAGATCGCGGTCTCAAAAATAGGTCCCTGGAGGACGAACTGGGCCGCTACAAGCTGGAGCTCTCTCAGTTCAAAGACCAACTCATTACAGTCGAAGAAGTGAAGAGGACCACAGCAATGCAAGCCAGTGCTGCCAAGGAGAGCCTAGAAAGCACACACGGCCAGCTTCAAGACCTGAATGACCAACTGACCCGCATCAAATACCAGCTggaagaggaaaagaggaaaagaagacTGGCCGAGGAGCGCTACAACAGCCAGCAGGAAGAGTATGAGGCGGCCGTTCGCCGCAGACAGAAAGAACTGGAGGAGCTCAACTGGTCCAAGATTGACTTAGAGAAGGTCGTGAAGGACAAGGAGCGTGAGCTGGAGAGGCTGAAGTTACAGctagaggaggaggcggggcgtCGAAGAAATGCAGAGTCAGATATCTCAAAGGTAAGAGCACAGTTCACCCAGGAGATTACTCAGCTTAAACAGACACACGAGACAGAGATCCACGTCTCCAAGACCACCATCCTGAAAGCGTCGCAGCAACGAGAAGGGGACGTGAACGAGCTGAGGCTGCAGCTCGACCGACTCGCAGCTGAGAAGAAGGACCTGGAGGAtgagctgaggaggctgaggcAGTCCATCAGTCACACGGAGGAGCAGCGGAGCCGGGCCGAGGAGGAGGCcaaccagcagagggcctcGGTGGTGAAGGAGACCAGGGTGCGCACTGAGCTGGAGGTGCAGCTCAGATCGCTCgtgcagcagagagaagagagtgACCTCAGCTTAAAAGACGCCAATAAAAGCAATCAGGAGAAGGCTAGGCAGATTAGTGTCCTCACATTCAACCTGGAGGAAGaagggaagaagaggagagctCTGGAGCTGGAAATCAATCATCTGAAACAGgctgaagcagagctgaagGCAAAGAACGCCTCCTATCTGGAAACAGTTAACAGGCTCAAAGTCTCCGAGCAGGAGATGCGCATCACCCGAGTGGAGCTGGAAAAGCAGACCAGTGAGAAATCCAAGGCCGAGCAGAGTTCTGCCAGGATGCAGAGCCGCATCCGGGACCTGGAGAGCGCCCTGGACCAGGCGGAGGCTGAGTTAGAGAAGCAAAAGAAGGCGGCGCAGGAGGACTTCACTCGCAGGAAGCGTCTGGAGGCTGAGCTGGAGAGGCTAACGATCACCTGTAGGGAACACACCACCACTATCAGTTCACTGAAATCCATCCAGCTCGAGGCCAGCAACTCCGGGAGGAAGTATGAGCAGGACCTCAGGGCTCTCCAGGAGGCACTGGACAAAAGTCTGAGAGAACACAAAGCGACTAAAGATGAGCTGGCAGCGTTGATGGCGGAGCTGAAAGCACTCAAACAGAAACTGCAAcagaaagaaatacaaattcaaGAACTCAACCAGCGCAATGAAAGCCTGTACAAGACCATCGAAGAGAAGAGCCGCCAGCTGAACGAATACACCACAGAGATCGAGAAGCTGCAGGGTCTGACTCAAAACCTAACAAAGGAGAggctgaagctggaggaggagctgaggggagtAAGACAGGAAAGGGATGATCTGAAGCTTAGCAGAGACGCCATGGATGGAGAGAGTGCCACTCAGATCGCCGCTTTGCACGTCCAGCTTCAGAGTAGCACCAAGAGGACGATCGAGCTGCAGGCTCTCATCAATGACCTGACCAAGGAGAGGGAAAAGCTTAAATTGGAAATAGACAAATTCCAAAAGCAGTCACTCGAG ACGTCAATGATGGTGCACGAGTCCCAAAGTCAATACAATGAGATAGTGATGGAAAGAGATAGTTTGCTGTCCAGGCTCAAACTACTGGAGCAAGAGAAGAGTCGATACCAGCGACTGGAAGAGGAGCTCAATCGCATCAAGGTGACACTAGACACCGAGCTCCGCAACAAACAGCGCCTGCTCGATGAAAAAAATTCAGTCCTCAAGGAGTTCAACCTCATCAAGAGCCAGTACGACATCAAAGACGGACAGATCAGGCAGTGTGAGTCAGAAAGGGACAGGATTGACCGGGAGAGGCTTTCCTTGAAGAACGAGATTGAGAGGCTCATGAGGGAACTCAAGACAGTCGACGAGAGGTACAAGAGCCGTCTGACTGTGGCCGAGAAGGAGGCACTGGAGCTGGCTCACATCAGAGATTCACTGGAGAGGGAGATACAGAGGCTAAAGCAGAGACCCAGCACTCTCACTAGGCAAACTCAGACAGATGAGAAAGTCCCCACAATTGACCCGTCCAAACTCCTGTTTGATGGGGTACGCCACAAAGTGACAGCCCACCAGCTCTGTGACTGTGGGATCATCAGTAAATCTACACTGGAGGATCTTCTCAAGGGGAGAAAGACTGTGACCGAGGTCTCACAGGACATTCAGCTCCATCTGAAGGGTACCGGAGTTATTGCTGGAATGACTTCACCCGGCCAAGGTAAGATGCCCTTCACTGAAGCAAAGAACAGGAATCTCATCAAGCCAGAGAGCGCCCTCATGCTCCTTGAAGCTCAAGCAGCAACAGGTCACATAATTGACCCCACATACTATGAGAAGATGCCTGTGGACACTGCATGTTCCAGAGGAATTGTAGACACAgaagacagagacacactgGTGACAGCTGAAGCAGCTAGCACAGGCTTCAAAGATCCATACAGCGGCAAAGTGCTTTCTGTGGGTCAGGCTTGCAAACTCGGCCGCGTGAGCAAAGACACGGCCCTGCGTTTGCTGCAAGCTCAAGAATCTGTTGGAGGCATTTTGGATCCGGCTCTGAGTGTGTTCCTTCCTAAAGATCTGGCCTTGGACCGCAAGCTCATCGATGAGGATCTTTACTGGGCTCTGAACAAAAAACCTGCCTGCTACCTGGATCCAGTATCAGGAGAGAAGATAAGTTACCAAGACCTTCGCAAGCAGAGCGTAGCGGAGCCTGTGTCAGGTTTACTTTTGCTCCGTGGTCCAGAAAAGCCCCTGACATTTAAGGGTCTACGTGGAGAGGTCACTGTCGATGAACTCATtgagtctgagctgctggataAAACTGACCTGGACAAGCTGAACCAGGGCAAAATCACAAGCAAAGAAATTGAAGACAAACTGAAGTCCTATCTCTATGGATCCACCTGCATTGCAGGGATCTATGATGAGGCCAAAGACAGAATAATGCCTTTCTATCAGGCAATGAAGAGTGGTCTGCTCATGAGAGGGACCACCCTGGAGCTACTGGAAGCCCAAGCTGCTTCCGGCTTCATTGTGGACCCAGTCAACAATGTCTTCTTGACAGTGGAGGAAGCTTCAAAGAGAGGCCTGATAGGAAATGAGTTTAAGGCTAAGTTGATGTCTGCAGAGAAAGCAGTGACAGGATACACTGATCCTTCCACAGGAAAAGTAATCTCCCTCTTCCAGGCCATTGAGAAAGATCTTATTGAGAAAGGTCACGGGATCCGATTGCTTGAAGCCCAGATTGCCAGTGGAGGCATTATTGACCCCAAGGAGAGCCACCGTATTGACGTCTCCGTTGCCTATAAAAGGGGATATTTTGATGAGGAAATGAATGAGATCTTAACCTATGAAGGGGATGACACAAAAGGCTTCTTTGACCCCAATACAAAGGAGAACCTGACCTATCTGCAGCTGAAGGACAGGTGTATAACAGACAGCAAGACAGGCCTGATACTTCTGCCCCTGAGAGACAAGAGTAAGCCCCAGACCTATTCATCAGAGAGCCGCACCAACGTCCTCCGGAAGAGGCGGGTGGTGATTGTTGATCCAGACACTGGACTGGAGATGTCCGTAAGGGAGGCATATCACAAAGAGCTGATCGACTATGACACATTCCTTGACTTGTCGGAGCAGGAGTGCGAGTGGGAGGAGATCACAATTACGGGATCTGACGGCGCTGCACGATTGGTGATCGTGGATAGGAAAACTGGAACTCAGTATGACATTCAGGACTGCATTGATCGTGGGGTAATTGACAAGAAATCTTTCGATCAGTATCGCTCTGGAACAGTGTCCCTGACCCAGTTTGCTGACATGATCACCAGCCACACCAACAGCAGTGAGATGAACATTGCAGCCAGCAATGTTGATGACGTGATGACATGTAGTAGCCCCACCCAGGCAGCACCATCCTCTCCTACTGTCCGTAAACGCTTCAACAGCATCTCCATCACAGTCTCCCCCCCAGAGATGTTCGATGACCAGAGCCCTGTGGGGGCCATCTTTGACACAGAAACTTTGGAGAAGATAACCATTAATGAAGGGCTCAGAAGAGGCATCGTTGACACCATCACAGCACAAAGGCTGCTGGAGGCCCAGGCATGCACTGGTGGGATCATCAACCCAGCCACTGGCGAGAGGTTGTCACTGCAGGACGCTGTCCATCAAAGCGTCATTGACGACAACCTAGCCAGCAAGCTGAAACCCGCCCAGAAAGCTTATGTTGGTTTTGAGGATGTGAAGACGAAGAGGAAGATGTCTGCCGCAGAGGCAGTGAAGGAGACGTGGCTACCTTATGAGGCCGGTCAGAGATTTTTGGAATTTCAGTACGTTACAGGAGGCCTGGTGAACCCCGACAACGGCCGCCGCATCGGCATTGAAGAGGCGATCCGCAGAGGCTGGCTGGACGGCAAAGCGGCCCAAAAGCTCCAGGATCCCCGTAACCACCAGAAGAACCTGACGTGTCCCAAGACCAAACTGAAGATCTCCTACAAACAGGCCATGGACAGCTGCATGGTGGAGGAGAGCAACGGCATGAAGATGCTACAGGCCTCCTCCGTTTCCTCCAAAGGAATCAGCAGTCCTTACAACGTCTCCAACCCGGGCTCGCGCTCTGGATCCAGGGCCGGATCCAGGACCGGATCTCGCAGAGGCAGTGTAGAttactccacctccacctccaccttcagctacagcttctcctccagcagtggCACCTATTAG